Proteins encoded together in one Acanthopagrus latus isolate v.2019 chromosome 19, fAcaLat1.1, whole genome shotgun sequence window:
- the LOC119008861 gene encoding uncharacterized protein LOC119008861 — protein sequence MQRLPPSGGRGKLLNNDQELAIVEMVVANNAIKLHELQTRIVEDNDMFENVDSISLTTTARTLSKHRVRMKQLYTVPFERNSERVKELRQQYIQRVMELEANQAPHEFIYLDEVGFNLAKRRRRGRNVIGQRATADVPGQRGANITMCAAISNAGLLLHRCQVGPYNTERLLAFLDDLHHHLIPQQNQEGENMRTFVIIWDNVAFHHSQAITAWFEAHPRLVRLFLPPYSPFLNPIEEFFSAWRWKVYDHQPHDQMSLLEAMDAGCREITADNCQGWIRHTKRFYPRCIALDNIRCDVDENMWPNPEDRRD from the exons ATGCaacgtcttcctccctctggggGAAGAGGAAAGCTCCTCAATAATGATCAAGAGCTTGCCATTGTGGAAATGGTAGTTgcaaataatgcaataaaactccATGAACTGCAAACTCGGATTGTAGAAgacaatgacatgtttgaaaatgttgacagtatCAGCCTCACAACAACTGCACGGACATTATCCAAACACAGAGTGCGGATGAAGCAGCTCTACACTGTTCCCTTTGAGAGGAATAGTGAAAGAGTCAAAGAGCTACGGCAACAATACATCCAG AGAGTTATGGAATTGGAGGCCAACCAGGCACCTCATGAGTTCATCTACCTTGATGAGGTGGGATTCAATCTGGCCAAAAGGCGTCGTCGTGGACGAAATGTTATTGGACAAAGGGCCACAGCTGATGtgccaggacagagaggggcaAACATAACAATGTGTGCGGCGATTTCAAACGCAGGATTGCTGCTTCACAGATGTCAGGTTGGACCCTACAATACAGAGCGCCTCCTTGCCTTTCTTGATGATCTCCACCATCACCTCATCCCACAGCAGAATcaagaaggtgaaaacatgaggaCCTTTGTGATCATCTGGGACAATGTGGCATTCCATCATTCCCAAGCAATTACAGCATGGTTTGAAGCCCACCCAAGACTAGTGCGTCTGTTCCTTCCACCCTATTCACCTTTCCTCAACCCCATAGAGGAGTTCTTTTCTGCTTGGAGGTGGAAGGTTTATGACCATCAGCCACATGACCAGATGTCCCTCCTTGAAGCCATGGATGCTGGCTGCAGGGAAATCACAGCTGATAACTGCCAAGGGTGGATCCGTCATACTAAACGCTTTTATCCCAGGTGCATTGCCTTGGATAATATCAGATgcgatgttgatgaaaacatgtggcCTAACCCTGAAGACCGCAGAGATTAG